From Hippoglossus stenolepis isolate QCI-W04-F060 chromosome 6, HSTE1.2, whole genome shotgun sequence, a single genomic window includes:
- the phf8 gene encoding histone lysine demethylase PHF8, whose translation MASVPVYCLCRLPYDVTRFMIECDICQDWFHGSCVGVEEDKAAEIDLYHCPNCQVSHGPSVMRKRRGGNKQTESGATGGRDPSRPVKTGSPQFVRELRSRTFPNADEVLLKPTGAQLTVEFLEEHSFSVPVMVLRRDGLGMTLPPAAFGVSDVEHYIGADKEIDVIDVSRQCDLKMRLGEFAEYYNSPNRERVLNVISLEFSETRLSNLVETPKIVRKLSWVENLWPEESVFERPNVQKYCLMGVKDSYTDFHIDFGGTSVWYHVLRGEKIFYLISPTPANLALFERWSSSSNQNEMFFGDQVDMCYKCSVKQGNTLFIPTGWIHSVLTPVDCLAFGGNFLHSLNIDMQLRAYEIEKRLSTADLFRFPNFETVCWYVGKHLLDTFRGLRENRRHPATYLVHGAKALNNAFRGWTRKETLAGHEVEIPETINTQTLVKDLAKEIRLVEDIFQQNIGRTGPQFPGSPVSKAPLTPSQNSGRPPGKKKAPKPKEVIGGIAPPGTKKKSQKGLLKAEAGELDLIEIHTKHTLKKFHTGKSKNKNKLDLPLEELEGKLNKSKLKLVLTNGKIQGKKDGSNGAGGAAKFKHLATEGSSLSDLESEDELQIDETPPPRRKPAGPNKKKKLSGLPRKLPRAKPCSDPNRIREPGEVDFDIEEDYTTDEEALAAHGVKGGAGGILDLLKASKQVAGLDSASLSEEAPASPSTRDAIQGMLSMANPPSSSSSSSSSSPLSISGGLTEGLGVVKEKGGRAVWVTGGVKKTGVPDKKPVVQRPGKRPIKRPARHFSDEESQDEQETLGTCFKDSDYVYPSLESDEEDRANKAKTKRKKNWDDTPWSPKARVMPTLPKQDRPAREGARVASVETGLAAAAAKLAQQEQKKPAKRKYSKKQRPPAPVVAPLPVETEPAPASPSPGPESAADFSPERRMDYYSASLMDHEYTAGPGPFGPGGPRGSGAMAPGVFLTSRRPSLSPQNSSSHSGASPAGSASQGTTGVGQGKRPKKGLATAKQRLGKILKIHRNGKLLL comes from the exons aTGGCATCAGTGCCAGTGTACTGCTTGTGTCGCCTGCCATACGATGTGACACGCTTCATGATCGAGTGTGACATTTGTCAAGACTGGTTCCATGGAAG CTGTGTTGGGGTTGAGGAGGACAAAGCAGCTGAGATTGACCTGTATCACTGTCCCAACTGTCAGGTCAGCCATGGGCCGTCTGTCA TGCGCAAACGCCGTGGAGGcaacaagcagacagagagtgGTGCTACTGGAGGGAGAGATCCAAGTCGGCCCGTTAAGACAGGCAGTCCACAGTTTGTTAGGGAGCTACGGAGCCGCACCTTCCCAAA TGCGGATGAAGTCTTGCTAAAGCCTACTGGGGCCCAGCTGACAGTGGAATTTCTAGAAGAGCATTCATTCAGTGTTCCTGTCATGGTGCTGAGACGGGATGGCCTAGGCATGACCCTTCCCCCAGCGGCATTCGGCGTCAGTGATGTAGAGCACTACATCG GAGCAGACAAAGAGATTGATGTGATAGATGTGTCACGACAATGTGACCTGAAGATGAGGTTGGGAGAATTCGCTGAATATTACAACAGCcccaacagagagagagtgctAAATGTCATCAGCCTGGAGTTCTCTGAGACCAG GCTCTCAAACTTGGTGGAGACTCCAAAGATTGTGAGGAAACTGTCGTGGGTGGAAAACCTCTGGCCTGAGGAGTCTGTGTTTGAACGCCCCAATGTGCAGAAGTACTGCCTAATGGGAGTGAAAGATAGCTACACAGACTTCCACATTGACTTTGGGGGAACCTCAGTATGGTACCATGTCCTCAGG ggcgAGAAAATCTTCTACCTAATTTCCCCCACTCCTGCCAACCTAGCGCTTTTTGAGCGGTGGAGTTCGTCATCTAACCAGAATGAGATGTTCTTTGGAGACCAGGTTGATATGTGCTATAAGTGTTCGGTTAAACAAGGAAACACCTTGTTCATACCAACAG GGTGGATACATTCTGTCCTGACTCCAGTGGACTGCCTGGCCTTTGGAGGAAACTTCTTGCATAGTCTTAACATTGACATGCAGCTCCG agCATATGAAATAGAAAAGAGATTAAGCACAGCAGATTTGTTCCGATTTCCCAACTTTGAGACTGTGTGCTGGTATGTGGGAAAACATCTTCTTGATACCTTCAGAG GCTTGAGAGAAAATCGCAGACACCCAGCCACATATCTGGTTCATGGAGCTAAGGCCCTGAACAATGCCTTCCGCGGCTGGACCCGAAAAGAG ACTTTAGCAGGTCATGAGGTTGAGATTCCAGAAACCATCAACACTCAGACGCTAGTGAAGGACCTGGCCAAGGAGATTCGTCTGGTTGAG GATATCTTCCAGCAAAACATTGGTCGCACTGGACCTCAGTTTCCTGGTTCACCAGTCTCGAAAGCTCCCCTGACCCCCTCTCAGAATTCAGGACGCCCCCcaggaaaaaagaaagcacCCAAGCCTAAAGAAGTGATTGGGGGCATTGCACCCCCAGGAACCAAGAAGAAGAGTCAAAAGGGGCTGCTTAAGGCAGAAGCAGGAGAACTTGACCTCATTGAGATCCACACCAAACATACACTCAAGAAGTTCCACACTGGCAAGTCCAAAAACAAGAACAAG TTGGATTTGCCATTAGAAGAACTTGAAGGGAAGCTAAATAAAAGCAAACTAAAACTTGTGCTGACTAATGGAAAAATCCAAGG TAAGAAGGATGGCAGTAATGGTGCAGGAGGTGCTGCAAAGTTCAAACATCTTGCCACGGAGGGATCCAGTCTGTCTGACCTCGAGTCTGAGGACGAGCTGCAGATTGATGAGACTCCACCTCCACGTCGCAAACCTGCAGGACccaacaagaaaaagaaactaaGCG GTCTTCCTAGAAAGCTGCCCAGAGCCAAACCGTGCTCTGACCCCAATCGCATCAGAGAGCCTGGAGAAGTAGACTTTGACATTGAG GAGGATTACACCACAGATGAAGAGGCACTGGCTGCTCATGGAGTGAAGGGTGGAGCAGGGGGCATTCTGGACTTATTGAAGGCCAGCAAGCAAGTAGCAGGCTTGGACTCTGCATCTCTTAG TGAGGAAGCCCCAGCCTCTCCAAGTACGCGTGATGCCATTCAGGGTATGCTCTCCATGGCCAACCCTCCATCCTcgtcctcatcttcctcctcttcatctcccttATCCATCTCTGGAGGCCTGACAGAGGGATTGGGGGTGGTCAAGGAAAAGGGCGGCAGGGCTGTGTGGGTGACTGGAGGGGTCAAAAAGACAGGAGTTCCTGATAAGAAACCAGTCGTCCAGCGGCCTGGGAAACGGCCAATTAAACGTCCAGCCCGTCACTTTAGTGATGAGGAGAGTCAAGATGAACAAGAAACTCTGGGAACATGTTTTAAAGATTCAGACTATG TTTACCCATCCTTGGAGTCTGATGAGGAGGACCGTGCCAACAAGGCTAAGACAAAGCGCAAGAAAAACTGGGATGATACACCTTGGAGCCCTAAAG CCAGAGTGATGCCCACCCTTCCCAAACAGGATCGGCCAGCCAGGGAAGGGGCTAGAGTTGCATCTGTAGAAACTGGTcttgccgctgctgctgccaagCTGGCACAACAA GAACAGAAAAAGCCTGCTAAAAGGAAGTACAGCAAAAAACAGCGTCCTCCTGCTCCAGTAGTTGCTCCTCTCCCTGTTGAGACTGAGCCAGCCCCAGCCTCCCCATCACCTGGTCCAGAGTCTGCAGCAGACTTCAGCCCAGAAAGGAGAATGGATTACTACTCTGCTAGTCTGATGGACCATGAATACACAGCAGGACCAGGACCTTTTGGCCCTGGAGGCCCTAGAGGTAGTGGAGCCATGGCCCCTGGTGTGTTCCTCACATCTCGACGCCCTTCCCTGTCTCCGCAGAACAGCAGCTCTCACTCTGGTGCGTCCCCTGCAGGTTCGGCCAGCCAAGGCACAACAGGAGTTGGTCAAG GGAAACGCCCAAAGAAAGGACTTGCTACTGCAAAACAGAGACTTGGAAAGATTTTGAAAATTCATCGCAACGGCAAACTTCTCTTGTGA